Proteins co-encoded in one endosymbiont 'TC1' of Trimyema compressum genomic window:
- a CDS encoding phosphate propanoyltransferase, translating into MLVEVGISARHIHISKKSLAILFGEDYELHIFREVKQPGQFGAEETVSVVGPKGSFPTVRILGPIRAKDQLEVSVSDCFKLGVKPMVRESGKIEGAPGIKLVGPKGEVEINEGVIVAARHVHLSQVFADKEGIIDGQLLKAKIEGERALVFDNVIARISPDFVEEFHIDTDEANAALVRSGDKVTLIK; encoded by the coding sequence ATGTTAGTAGAAGTAGGTATTTCAGCAAGACACATTCATATTTCAAAAAAATCATTAGCAATTCTATTTGGTGAGGATTACGAATTACATATTTTTAGAGAGGTTAAACAACCAGGACAATTTGGTGCTGAAGAAACAGTTTCAGTTGTTGGACCGAAAGGATCATTTCCAACAGTTAGAATTCTAGGACCTATTCGCGCAAAAGACCAATTGGAAGTATCTGTTAGTGATTGTTTTAAATTGGGTGTAAAACCAATGGTTAGAGAGTCTGGTAAGATAGAGGGGGCACCTGGTATTAAGCTAGTCGGACCTAAAGGTGAAGTTGAAATTAATGAAGGCGTCATTGTTGCTGCACGACATGTGCATTTAAGTCAAGTTTTTGCCGACAAAGAGGGTATAATCGACGGACAGCTTTTAAAAGCTAAAATTGAAGGTGAGAGGGCGTTAGTATTTGATAATGTAATTGCTAGAATTAGCCCTGACTTTGTAGAAGAATTTCACATTGACACTGATGAGGCAAATGCAGCATTAGTCAGAAGTGGCGACAAGGTAACATTAATTAAGTAA
- the lspA gene encoding signal peptidase II — MWLVVIIVLVLIDQASKFIVGNTMTAGQQIILIPDVFNIRFILNKGAAFGILENAQWLFISLTAIVVIIILIQIRSERKKGHNVIPEAILLGGALGNLIDRLIFGYVRDFLEVPFFAVMNFADWFVSLGIVLVIIKYIFFYKRDKDQFEIEGQE; from the coding sequence ATGTGGCTAGTTGTAATAATTGTTCTGGTTTTAATTGATCAAGCATCAAAGTTCATTGTTGGAAATACAATGACAGCGGGGCAACAAATTATACTAATTCCTGATGTTTTTAATATTCGATTTATTTTAAATAAAGGTGCCGCATTTGGTATCTTGGAAAACGCACAATGGTTGTTTATTTCATTAACCGCTATTGTAGTTATTATTATTTTAATTCAAATTCGTTCAGAACGTAAAAAAGGTCATAATGTGATTCCGGAAGCTATTCTTTTAGGCGGCGCACTAGGCAATTTAATTGATCGATTAATATTTGGATATGTTAGAGATTTTTTAGAAGTGCCATTTTTTGCTGTAATGAACTTTGCTGATTGGTTTGTTAGTTTAGGTATTGTTTTAGTAATTATTAAGTATATCTTTTTCTATAAAAGAGATAAGGATCAATTTGAAATAGAAGGTCAGGAATAG
- a CDS encoding RluA family pseudouridine synthase, which yields MEIKEIPILREERIDKYLSNYLSFSRSHIEKLIEDGSVTVNGQTVKKRYVLSFRDQVLVEMIAPEAIHICPEKMPLDILYEDDAILVVNKDRGIVVHPAPGHYKGTLVNGLLNYDIPLSSINGFMRPGIVHRIDKDTSGILVITKTDEAHEGLAVQFKEHTIKRQYMALVNGIIDERSGEIDLPIGRDPKSRIKMSVLAQGKGAKTYYEVEEKLANNTLLLCTLHTGRTHQIRVHLAYLKHPVAGDPLYGTATKKIPLDGQYLHAITLGFMHPISQEYLEFKTSLPLYFQQLLNKLREG from the coding sequence ATGGAAATAAAGGAAATTCCAATTTTAAGGGAAGAAAGAATTGATAAGTATTTAAGCAATTACTTATCATTTTCTAGGAGTCATATAGAGAAATTAATTGAAGATGGTTCAGTGACTGTTAATGGACAAACTGTTAAAAAGCGTTATGTGCTATCTTTTCGTGATCAAGTTTTAGTTGAAATGATAGCGCCAGAAGCAATCCATATTTGCCCTGAAAAAATGCCACTAGATATATTGTATGAGGATGATGCTATATTAGTTGTTAATAAAGACCGTGGAATTGTAGTTCATCCAGCACCTGGTCATTACAAAGGTACTTTAGTAAATGGCTTACTTAACTATGACATCCCTTTATCTTCGATTAATGGTTTCATGAGACCAGGAATTGTCCATAGAATTGATAAAGATACATCAGGTATTCTTGTAATTACTAAAACAGATGAAGCTCATGAAGGATTAGCTGTCCAGTTTAAAGAACATACAATTAAAAGACAGTATATGGCTTTAGTCAATGGTATTATTGATGAGCGGAGTGGTGAAATTGATTTGCCTATTGGCAGAGATCCAAAGAGTAGAATTAAGATGTCTGTTTTAGCACAAGGTAAAGGGGCTAAAACCTACTATGAAGTTGAGGAAAAACTGGCAAATAATACATTGTTACTCTGCACACTTCATACGGGAAGAACCCATCAAATTAGAGTTCATTTAGCCTATTTAAAGCACCCGGTAGCAGGGGATCCATTATATGGTACAGCAACAAAAAAGATTCCTTTAGACGGACAATACTTACATGCTATAACTTTAGGTTTTATGCATCCAATTAGCCAGGAATATTTGGAGTTTAAAACAAGTCTGCCACTATATTTTCAGCAGTTGCTAAATAAATTAAGAGAGGGTTAG
- the hslO gene encoding Hsp33 family molecular chaperone HslO has product MENNKNKVDYCLRGVAMDGMVRFFCTISTNLCEEARRRHDTYPTVTAALGRTLTAAVMMGMTLKGEEIISIRFKGNGPLGTVMAEGNSFGEVKGYVDFPKTDIPRKDNGKLDVGTAVGEGMLYISKDIGMKEPYTGSVPILTGEIGDDLTEYFYASEQVLSAVGVGVLVDIDYSVKSAGGFMIQLMPDARLELGVILDERIKEMPMSISDYFIHHTPEELVQYFFDEDYKILDKKEVSFLCKCSKDNFEKALISLGESELTSLSSDEGIEVVCQYCNEKYWFPIEEIKELIKSL; this is encoded by the coding sequence ATGGAAAACAATAAAAATAAAGTTGATTATTGCTTAAGGGGCGTTGCCATGGATGGTATGGTCCGTTTTTTCTGTACCATTTCAACTAATTTATGTGAAGAGGCCAGGAGAAGGCATGACACTTATCCAACAGTAACAGCGGCTTTAGGTAGAACTTTAACTGCCGCAGTAATGATGGGAATGACTTTAAAGGGAGAAGAAATAATTTCTATTCGCTTTAAAGGAAATGGACCATTAGGTACTGTAATGGCTGAAGGTAACAGTTTCGGAGAAGTTAAGGGGTATGTTGATTTTCCGAAAACGGATATACCTAGAAAAGACAATGGAAAGCTAGATGTTGGAACGGCAGTAGGTGAAGGAATGCTCTATATTTCTAAGGATATTGGTATGAAGGAACCCTATACCGGTTCTGTTCCTATTCTAACAGGAGAAATTGGAGATGATTTAACTGAATATTTCTATGCTTCTGAGCAAGTATTGAGTGCTGTAGGTGTTGGGGTTCTTGTTGATATTGATTATTCTGTTAAATCGGCAGGTGGCTTTATGATTCAATTAATGCCTGATGCTAGACTTGAATTAGGTGTTATTCTAGATGAACGTATTAAGGAAATGCCTATGTCTATAAGTGATTATTTTATACATCATACACCTGAGGAACTTGTTCAGTATTTCTTTGATGAAGACTATAAAATACTTGATAAAAAAGAAGTCTCTTTTTTATGTAAATGTAGCAAGGATAACTTTGAAAAAGCGTTAATTTCCTTAGGTGAAAGTGAATTGACTTCATTGTCATCAGATGAAGGTATAGAAGTAGTTTGTCAATATTGTAATGAAAAATATTGGTTTCCAATTGAAGAAATAAAAGAGTTAATAAAGAGCCTATAA
- a CDS encoding glucosaminidase domain-containing protein encodes MLETNYFRYTGIVKRDQYNFAGIYATGTAISATQAGSVAYIYGANPTKVKLVAGEHGARFSSIVDGVEGHIQHLYAYVTKELIPNGRDLVDPRYNIVKTTVNFGKTTYIDDIVGWATDVNYGTKNCYCS; translated from the coding sequence ATGTTAGAGACTAATTATTTCAGATATACTGGTATTGTCAAAAGAGACCAATACAATTTTGCTGGAATTTATGCAACTGGAACGGCAATATCTGCAACACAGGCTGGAAGTGTTGCGTATATTTATGGTGCCAATCCTACAAAGGTTAAACTAGTAGCTGGAGAACATGGGGCAAGATTTTCATCCATTGTAGATGGTGTTGAAGGACATATTCAGCATCTTTATGCTTATGTAACTAAAGAGCTTATTCCTAATGGGAGGGATTTAGTTGATCCTCGTTATAATATAGTTAAGACTACAGTTAATTTTGGGAAAACTACTTATATAGACGACATTGTTGGCTGGGCAACAGATGTAAATTATGGTACAAAAAATTGTTACTGTTCTTAA
- a CDS encoding RICIN domain-containing protein, with protein sequence MANQTDPVVPDNLIPITDLADGYYSINSTANGLALETVDSGYDNGLLIKQNIASNKSSKTTYFEKQSDGSYVINFYHSKKALDVNSSRSLTQWSVHKGDNQRWLLYKDNQNNIYIKSKYDNSFIEIKSYNVYDDLLLNSIINASDTSKQFKLNKLKNLPTIPYVADVANGLYKIESSFSGKI encoded by the coding sequence ATGGCTAATCAGACCGATCCTGTTGTACCAGATAATCTTATCCCTATAACAGATTTAGCCGATGGTTATTATTCGATTAATTCAACTGCTAATGGGCTGGCACTAGAGACAGTTGATAGTGGTTATGATAATGGTTTATTGATAAAGCAAAATATTGCTTCAAATAAAAGCAGTAAAACAACCTATTTTGAAAAACAAAGCGATGGCAGTTATGTTATAAATTTTTACCATAGTAAAAAAGCTTTGGATGTTAATAGCAGTCGTTCTCTAACACAATGGAGTGTTCATAAAGGAGATAATCAGCGGTGGCTCTTATACAAAGATAATCAAAATAATATCTACATAAAGAGCAAATATGATAATAGTTTTATAGAAATTAAAAGTTATAATGTATATGATGATTTGTTATTAAATAGTATAATTAATGCTTCTGATACTAGTAAACAATTTAAGCTTAATAAGCTTAAAAATTTACCGACAATTCCTTATGTTGCCGATGTAGCAAATGGATTATATAAAATTGAATCTTCTTTCTCAGGAAAAATTTAG
- a CDS encoding RICIN domain-containing protein, producing MTDIANGYYYINSVANGLVLESGNDGYANGNLIKQNTASNKSSQTTYFEKQSDGIYVITFYHSKKALDLNGSNKLTQWKIHKLDN from the coding sequence GTGACAGACATTGCTAATGGTTACTATTATATTAATTCTGTAGCAAATGGATTAGTATTAGAAAGTGGTAATGATGGTTATGCGAATGGTAACTTAATAAAACAAAATACAGCGTCTAATAAAAGTAGCCAAACTACTTATTTTGAGAAACAGAGTGATGGCATTTATGTGATTACATTTTATCATAGTAAAAAAGCTTTAGATTTAAACGGTAGTAATAAATTAACACAGTGGAAAATTCATAAATTGGACAACTAA
- a CDS encoding RICIN domain-containing protein — MKPVSILPTVPHVAEVEDGKYKIQSSLSEKNLEIFGEGSLDNGGLLSQWANNGYNNQVFEVQNTTEGSYIISNESKKVLDISSYSSGSQVIQITKDTVASQKIKIIKNPSKNGVYSIISGGGLALDVQSPDNGSRIVLKNVTGLDYQDFKFLPTGDEPAYPTNVAVSSGIYELISKSNGQAVTSSFDVFNGAKMGFAASNKGSDQKFVIEQLSNKNFKITNFNSNRALMPLYHALVDGGPVVQWFNQDNNPYQEWSLSRNSDGSYSFKNMGSGKFLEASASPVRLYKMQEALILLRILL; from the coding sequence TTGAAGCCCGTTAGTATATTACCAACAGTTCCTCATGTTGCTGAGGTAGAAGATGGTAAATACAAAATACAATCTAGTCTGTCTGAAAAAAATCTAGAAATATTTGGAGAAGGTTCTTTAGATAATGGCGGTTTACTCTCACAATGGGCTAATAATGGCTATAATAATCAAGTATTTGAAGTTCAGAACACTACTGAAGGTAGCTATATAATAAGTAACGAAAGTAAGAAAGTATTAGATATCTCTAGCTATAGTAGTGGCAGTCAGGTTATACAGATAACCAAGGATACTGTTGCTTCACAAAAAATTAAAATTATTAAAAACCCTAGTAAAAACGGGGTGTACAGTATAATAAGCGGTGGTGGTTTGGCATTAGATGTTCAATCTCCAGATAATGGTTCACGTATTGTATTGAAAAATGTAACTGGATTAGATTATCAGGATTTTAAATTTTTGCCAACAGGTGATGAACCAGCTTATCCAACAAATGTTGCTGTTTCTAGTGGAATTTATGAATTAATATCTAAATCTAATGGACAAGCAGTAACAAGTAGTTTTGATGTATTCAATGGTGCTAAAATGGGATTTGCTGCTAGCAACAAAGGTTCAGACCAAAAGTTCGTAATAGAACAATTGTCAAATAAAAATTTTAAAATAACAAATTTTAATAGCAATAGAGCATTAATGCCTTTATATCATGCTTTGGTTGATGGCGGCCCAGTAGTACAATGGTTCAATCAAGACAACAATCCATATCAAGAATGGAGCTTATCAAGGAACAGCGATGGTAGTTATAGCTTTAAAAATATGGGGTCAGGCAAATTTTTAGAGGCATCAGCTAGCCCCGTACGCTTGTACAAAATGCAAGAAGCATTAATTCTTCTCAGAATTTTGCTTTAA
- a CDS encoding N-acetylmuramoyl-L-alanine amidase — MDPGYGIIDSYYNNNFDPGAVQNGLYESASNMWLAAELAQQLRAAGANVYLTREYEYSLVNAP, encoded by the coding sequence ATTGATCCTGGGTATGGAATAATAGATAGCTATTACAATAATAATTTTGACCCTGGTGCTGTTCAAAATGGTTTATATGAAAGTGCTAGTAATATGTGGTTAGCTGCTGAGTTAGCTCAGCAATTAAGAGCAGCTGGTGCAAATGTATACTTAACTAGAGAATATGAATATTCTCTAGTTAATGCGCCCTAG
- a CDS encoding thioredoxin family protein: MIKIIGENEFSKEVLDRNNEMVMVVFFATWRGHCQDFSKVLESTNEKLNNELIVYKIDVDKNPELVNSYGVESYPTSFFFKNGEVLEKSVGFMSEGRLADKIKLNS; the protein is encoded by the coding sequence ATGATTAAAATAATTGGTGAAAATGAATTCAGTAAAGAGGTTCTAGACAGAAACAATGAAATGGTAATGGTGGTTTTCTTTGCAACGTGGCGTGGTCATTGCCAGGATTTTAGCAAAGTTTTAGAATCAACAAATGAAAAACTAAATAATGAACTTATAGTTTATAAAATTGATGTAGATAAAAATCCGGAGTTGGTAAATAGCTATGGCGTGGAGAGTTATCCAACTTCCTTTTTCTTTAAAAATGGTGAGGTTTTAGAAAAATCAGTTGGTTTTATGTCAGAAGGAAGACTAGCTGATAAAATTAAGCTTAACAGTTAG
- the pyrR gene encoding bifunctional pyr operon transcriptional regulator/uracil phosphoribosyltransferase PyrR yields MKKFKEKAIIMDSEQMYRAMKRMAHEIIEKNKTLEGAVVLGIRTRGVPLAERLVKCIKEIHGITLPMGVLDINLYRDDLTALSEQPIIHQTIIPAGIQGKTVILVDDVLYTGRTIRAALDSIIDMGRPSSIQLVVMIDRGHRELPIRADYVGKNVPTSKREKIDVTLREIDGEDKVVIKEQEEE; encoded by the coding sequence ATGAAGAAATTTAAAGAAAAAGCTATCATCATGGATAGTGAACAAATGTATAGAGCTATGAAAAGAATGGCTCATGAAATTATAGAGAAAAATAAAACACTTGAAGGTGCTGTTGTTTTAGGTATTAGAACGAGAGGTGTGCCTTTAGCGGAACGTCTTGTAAAGTGCATTAAGGAAATACACGGTATTACATTGCCAATGGGTGTATTGGATATTAATCTTTATAGAGACGATTTAACTGCATTATCTGAACAACCTATTATTCATCAAACTATTATTCCAGCTGGCATTCAAGGTAAAACAGTGATTCTAGTAGATGATGTACTGTATACTGGTAGAACAATTAGAGCTGCTTTAGATTCCATAATTGACATGGGAAGACCTTCTTCAATTCAGTTAGTTGTTATGATTGACAGAGGACATAGAGAATTACCTATTAGAGCAGATTATGTAGGGAAGAATGTACCAACTTCAAAAAGAGAGAAAATTGATGTAACGCTAAGAGAAATAGATGGCGAAGACAAAGTAGTTATCAAAGAACAAGAAGAAGAATAA
- a CDS encoding aspartate carbamoyltransferase catalytic subunit: MLQEKDLLGLRTVSTDTIDEILATAVPMKDIISRDIKKVPTLRGRSIATLFFENSTRTKCSFELAAKYLSADCTSLAVSTSSVQKGETLIDTAKTLEVMGIELFIMRHGASGAPHFLGKNTNARIINAGDGMNEHPTQGLLDMFTIRDKKGDFSDLTITILGDIAHSRVARSNIWGLTKYGARVRVVAPETLIPVEMQKMGVEVYTDVEKALKGADVVNVLRLQKERQSSGLLPSLEEYNHFWGLTKERVNLLKEDAMIMHPGPMNRGVEIMPDVYELSQSVVDEQVTNGVAIRMALLFLMLGGSRDEEIN, from the coding sequence ATGCTCCAAGAGAAAGATCTATTAGGACTTAGAACAGTATCAACAGATACAATTGACGAAATTTTAGCAACAGCAGTCCCTATGAAAGATATTATTTCTAGAGATATTAAGAAAGTTCCTACTTTAAGAGGACGTTCAATAGCTACCTTATTTTTTGAAAATAGCACAAGAACAAAATGTTCTTTTGAGTTAGCTGCCAAATATTTAAGTGCTGATTGTACGAGTCTTGCAGTAAGCACAAGCAGTGTACAAAAAGGTGAAACTCTAATTGATACAGCTAAAACACTAGAAGTTATGGGTATTGAGTTGTTTATTATGCGTCATGGCGCTTCAGGAGCACCTCATTTTTTAGGCAAAAATACTAATGCTCGCATTATCAATGCAGGTGATGGGATGAATGAACATCCAACACAAGGTCTACTGGATATGTTTACAATCAGGGATAAGAAAGGAGATTTCTCCGATTTAACTATTACTATATTAGGTGATATTGCTCACAGTAGAGTTGCTAGAAGCAATATCTGGGGATTAACTAAATATGGTGCTAGAGTTAGAGTAGTGGCTCCAGAAACACTAATTCCTGTTGAAATGCAGAAAATGGGCGTTGAAGTCTATACAGACGTTGAAAAAGCCTTAAAGGGCGCTGATGTTGTTAATGTATTGCGCCTTCAGAAAGAAAGGCAGTCAAGTGGATTATTACCTTCCTTAGAAGAGTATAATCATTTTTGGGGCTTAACAAAAGAAAGAGTGAATTTATTAAAAGAAGATGCCATGATTATGCACCCTGGTCCAATGAATAGAGGGGTAGAAATTATGCCAGATGTTTACGAGTTAAGCCAATCTGTTGTAGATGAGCAAGTAACAAATGGCGTTGCAATTAGAATGGCGCTTCTTTTTTTAATGTTAGGAGGCAGTCGTGATGAAGAAATTAATTAA
- a CDS encoding dihydroorotase, whose translation MKKLIKGGYVVDPATNKDGLYDILIEGKKISKVDIMIEPKADMEIIDAAGQYIFPGFIDMHVHLREPGQEYKETVTTGLNAAAKGGFTTVACMPNTDPIIDNRSAVEALERKMRGNKVNLKVIGAATKGISTDQLTEMGDMKEAGIVAISNDGKPVPDANTVRRVLEYAKQFDLILIEHCEDLSLAKGGFIHEGYYSTTLGFKGIPREAEDLIVARDIALANMVDGKIHIAHISSKNAVELVREGKRKGINVTAEVTPHHLVLTDEAVSSFNTSTKINPPLRSEEDRQALIDGVLDGTIDIIATDHAPHARWEKEVEYAYAPFGAVGLETAFSLLYTTFVKNNTFTFRDLIEKMANKPGEIFKLGGTLKEGGNADIAIFNPNIDWTVEGKTFESMGQNTPFEGWDLEGVITTTLVKGDYAVKDSQVVR comes from the coding sequence ATGAAGAAATTAATTAAAGGTGGCTACGTTGTCGACCCTGCTACAAATAAAGATGGTTTGTACGATATTTTAATTGAGGGTAAAAAAATCAGCAAAGTTGATATTATGATAGAGCCAAAAGCAGATATGGAAATTATTGATGCAGCAGGACAATATATTTTTCCTGGATTTATTGATATGCATGTTCACTTAAGGGAGCCAGGACAAGAGTATAAAGAGACAGTAACAACAGGCTTAAATGCTGCTGCGAAAGGTGGTTTTACAACAGTTGCTTGTATGCCTAATACGGATCCAATTATTGATAACAGAAGTGCTGTTGAAGCCCTTGAAAGAAAAATGAGAGGTAATAAAGTCAATTTAAAGGTAATTGGAGCAGCCACAAAAGGCATTAGTACAGATCAGTTAACTGAAATGGGAGATATGAAGGAAGCTGGTATTGTAGCTATTAGTAATGATGGAAAACCTGTTCCAGACGCTAATACAGTACGTAGGGTACTAGAATATGCAAAGCAGTTCGATTTAATATTAATAGAACATTGTGAAGATTTGAGTCTTGCAAAAGGTGGTTTTATTCATGAGGGTTATTACTCTACTACCTTAGGGTTTAAAGGTATTCCTAGAGAAGCAGAAGATTTAATCGTAGCTAGAGATATTGCTTTGGCAAATATGGTTGATGGAAAAATTCATATAGCTCATATTAGCAGTAAAAATGCTGTAGAATTAGTTAGAGAAGGAAAAAGAAAAGGCATTAATGTAACAGCCGAAGTTACGCCTCATCATCTTGTACTTACAGATGAAGCAGTATCTTCCTTTAATACATCCACTAAAATTAATCCTCCTCTTCGCAGTGAAGAAGATAGACAAGCATTAATTGATGGTGTATTAGATGGCACTATTGATATTATTGCTACAGATCATGCCCCTCATGCTAGATGGGAAAAAGAAGTAGAGTATGCTTATGCACCTTTTGGTGCTGTTGGTTTAGAGACTGCTTTCTCACTTCTCTATACTACATTTGTAAAAAACAATACATTTACATTTAGGGATTTAATTGAAAAAATGGCTAATAAGCCAGGTGAAATTTTTAAATTAGGCGGTACCTTAAAAGAAGGTGGCAATGCGGATATTGCTATTTTCAATCCTAATATTGACTGGACAGTTGAAGGAAAAACTTTTGAATCTATGGGTCAAAATACGCCATTTGAAGGTTGGGATTTAGAAGGCGTTATTACAACAACTTTAGTTAAAGGTGACTATGCTGTCAAAGACAGTCAGGTGGTGAGATAA
- a CDS encoding dihydroorotate dehydrogenase electron transfer subunit, which translates to MALKEVGTILSNEAIIENMIYKMEVQSGKIASAILPGQFLQIKCAELPLLRKPISVFDCNKEKGTYSILYQIRGEGTRILSKKKPLETLDVIGPLGTSFPLPKSNGDILLVGGGIGIAPLFLLGRILKMQELSFTFILGFSTKIESYAINLFKTLGPVQVATMDGTLGAEGHVGSILESYDKSKIGTIYACGPEPMAKYLQQYSQDSEVYLSLEAYMGCGVGACLSCVCKTKSQDYLRVCTEGPVVKSEEVDLS; encoded by the coding sequence GTGGCTTTAAAGGAAGTTGGCACTATTTTAAGTAATGAGGCCATTATTGAAAATATGATTTATAAAATGGAGGTTCAATCTGGTAAAATAGCTTCAGCTATTTTACCAGGACAATTTCTGCAAATTAAGTGTGCTGAATTACCATTATTGAGAAAACCTATTAGTGTTTTTGACTGCAATAAAGAAAAAGGAACATACAGTATTTTATATCAAATAAGGGGTGAAGGCACTAGAATATTGTCAAAGAAAAAACCCCTAGAAACTTTAGATGTTATTGGACCTTTAGGCACTAGTTTTCCGTTACCAAAATCCAATGGTGATATTCTGCTTGTAGGAGGCGGTATTGGTATAGCCCCTCTATTTTTATTAGGAAGAATACTTAAGATGCAGGAATTGTCTTTTACATTTATACTAGGCTTTAGTACAAAAATTGAAAGTTATGCCATTAATTTATTTAAAACGCTAGGTCCTGTTCAGGTTGCAACAATGGATGGTACTTTAGGTGCTGAAGGGCATGTTGGGTCTATTCTAGAATCTTATGATAAAAGTAAAATTGGTACAATTTACGCCTGTGGTCCTGAACCAATGGCAAAATACTTACAGCAGTACAGTCAAGATTCAGAAGTATATTTATCCTTAGAAGCTTATATGGGATGTGGGGTAGGTGCTTGTTTAAGCTGTGTTTGTAAAACGAAGAGCCAAGATTACCTTAGAGTCTGCACAGAAGGGCCAGTAGTTAAAAGTGAGGAGGTTGACTTATCATGA
- a CDS encoding dihydroorotate dehydrogenase: MSLLQCKLGTLSLKNPVTVASGTFGSGKEFMPFYDVGQLGGIMVKGTTLEKRLGNKPQRLVETCGGVINAIGLANPGVDYFITNILPEIKEYGSEIIVNISGSSIEDYGHMAEKLSIEGVSALEVNISCPNVKDGGIAFGTCPDMAGAVTAMVKKNTDKPVILKLSPNVTDIKIMAQSVEDNGADIISLINTLIGMAIDVKTKKPIITNVVGGYSGPPIKPVALRMVYEIYPVVNIPIIGMGGIMNTKDALEFMMAGATAISVGAANFVDPFIPLNIIDGINKYCKDEGLFHYSEIIGIAHQ, from the coding sequence ATGAGTTTGTTACAATGTAAGTTAGGAACGCTTTCTTTAAAGAACCCTGTGACAGTTGCTTCTGGAACTTTTGGATCAGGCAAAGAATTTATGCCTTTTTATGATGTTGGCCAGTTGGGCGGTATTATGGTGAAAGGCACTACACTAGAGAAGCGATTAGGCAATAAGCCTCAGCGTTTAGTTGAAACTTGTGGTGGTGTTATTAATGCTATTGGGCTCGCTAATCCTGGTGTTGACTATTTTATTACAAATATTTTACCTGAAATCAAGGAATATGGTTCTGAAATTATTGTGAATATTTCAGGAAGTTCAATTGAGGATTATGGTCATATGGCTGAAAAGCTTTCAATAGAAGGAGTGAGTGCTTTAGAAGTAAATATTTCATGTCCAAATGTAAAAGATGGTGGTATTGCTTTTGGGACTTGTCCAGATATGGCTGGTGCTGTCACAGCTATGGTTAAGAAAAACACAGATAAACCAGTTATTTTAAAATTATCACCTAATGTAACAGATATTAAAATAATGGCTCAAAGTGTAGAAGATAATGGTGCTGATATTATTTCATTAATTAATACACTTATTGGAATGGCTATTGATGTGAAAACAAAAAAACCTATTATTACAAATGTTGTGGGGGGGTATTCAGGTCCTCCTATAAAACCAGTTGCTTTGCGTATGGTTTATGAGATATATCCAGTTGTAAATATTCCTATTATTGGTATGGGAGGAATTATGAATACCAAGGATGCTTTAGAATTCATGATGGCTGGTGCTACAGCAATTAGTGTTGGTGCAGCAAATTTTGTGGATCCATTTATTCCTTTAAATATAATTGATGGTATTAATAAGTATTGTAAAGATGAGGGACTATTCCACTATAGTGAGATTATAGGGATTGCTCATCAATAA